Below is a window of Acidobacteriota bacterium DNA.
GGTGCGCACGGTTTCGCGCTGTTGTTCCAGTTCCGTCAAACGTTCGCGCAACGCGCGTTCGCGTTGCGCCAGAAAATCCAAGTAGCCCAGTTGCAACGCCAATTCGTCGGCGTAAACCTGCCCGGTCGCGCGGGCCATTTTGCTTTCCGCCGTTGCGCGCTGGCGTTGCAATTCTTCCAACGCCGCCTCAGCGGCGCTGACGGCGGCACTGGCTTGCAGCAAGGCGCGCTCGGCTTCGTCGCGCCGTTGCGCGCGCAAGTTGTGCACCGTTTGCAATCTGAACCTGAAGCGTTTCATCGCGCGCCCTCAAGACTGAACTCACGCGTGAGGCGTTCGACGACGGCTGGGAATTCGACCGGTTCTTGCCGATCCTGGCGCAGAAAGCTGTTGATGCGGTCGTATTGCGCAATGGCCTCGTCAATACGCGGGTTGGTGCCTTTTTGATAAGCCCCGATATTGATCAGGTCTTCGGCGGCGGCATAGGTGGCCAGCATCTCGCGCACGCGCGCGGCGGCGGCGGCTTGCGGCTTGGTCGCGACAGAATTGAACAGGCGCGAGGCGCTGTGCAGCACATCAATGCAAGGGTAATGATTGCGCGCGGCCAAGGTGCGCGACAGGATGATGTGACCATCGAGAATGCCGCGCACGGCATCGGCGATGGGTTCGTTCATATCGTCGCCTTCGACCAGCACGGTGTAAAAGGCTGTGATCGAACCGCCGGTGCCAAAATTGCCCGCGCGTTCGAGCAGGCGCGGCAGCAGCGCGAACACCGAGGGCGTATAGCCTTTGGACGAAGGCGGTTCGCCGGCCACCAAACTGATCTCGCGTTGGGCCATCGCAAAGCGTGTCAGCGAATCCATAATCAACAGCACTTGGGCGCCCGCATCCTTGAAGTATTCCGCCACCGCCGTCGCCACCAAGGCCGCGCGAATGCGCACCAGCGGCGAATCGTCAGAGGTCGAGATGACCAGCACGGAGCGTGCCAAACCTTCGGGGCCGAGTTCGTGCTCGACGAATTCGCGCACTTCGCGCCCGCGTTCGCCAATCATCGCGATGACGTTGACGTCGGCGGTCGCATGTTTGGCCATCATGCCCAATAGCGTGGATTTGCCGACGCCCGAACCGCCGAAGATGCCGATGCGTTGCCCGGTGCCGACCGTCAGCAAACCGTCAATCGCGCGCACGCCCGTGCCCAGGGCTTGCGTGATGTTGGCGCGCGCCAGCGGATTGGTGGAACGCCGATGCAACGGATAAAAACCCGCATGTTCGACCGCGCCCAATTCATCGAGCGGTTCACCCAGCGCATTGATGATGCGGCCCAGCATTTTCGGCCCGACGGGCGCTTCGGCGACTTTGCCCGTCGCCACGACCGTATCGCCCGCGCGCACGGCGGGCATCGGGCCGAGCGGCATCAACAGCACGGTCGAATCGCGGAAGCCGATCACTTCGAGCACTGTATTCAGTTCGCCCGTGCGCCCTGCCAAATAGCACAATTCGCCCACCGAAACCGACGGGCCTTGCGATTCGATCACCAACCCGACCGCGCGTTTGATCGTGCCGCTCAGCCGCACCGGATCGAGATTCGCCAAGCGTTGAAAGTAGGAGGAGAAAGGGGCGGTAATGCGGAGCGGGCCGGTGTTTTCCATAGTTAGAAAAAAAGGTACTGATGTTGAGAGCGCGGGTGTTCTTGATCTTGCGCGCGAGTTCCGCGTGCGAACTGCAAGCCCTGAAAGGGCGACATTCAATAGCCGGGGGCAACGCCCCCGGAGCGTGTGAAGAAGG
It encodes the following:
- the fliJ gene encoding flagellar export protein FliJ; its protein translation is MKRFRFRLQTVHNLRAQRRDEAERALLQASAAVSAAEAALEELQRQRATAESKMARATGQVYADELALQLGYLDFLAQRERALRERLTELEQQRETVRTSAIEAAREAEITSQLKQRQKERHEAEVASAEQNFLDEMAANIVRRGLEEENV
- a CDS encoding FliI/YscN family ATPase, producing the protein MENTGPLRITAPFSSYFQRLANLDPVRLSGTIKRAVGLVIESQGPSVSVGELCYLAGRTGELNTVLEVIGFRDSTVLLMPLGPMPAVRAGDTVVATGKVAEAPVGPKMLGRIINALGEPLDELGAVEHAGFYPLHRRSTNPLARANITQALGTGVRAIDGLLTVGTGQRIGIFGGSGVGKSTLLGMMAKHATADVNVIAMIGERGREVREFVEHELGPEGLARSVLVISTSDDSPLVRIRAALVATAVAEYFKDAGAQVLLIMDSLTRFAMAQREISLVAGEPPSSKGYTPSVFALLPRLLERAGNFGTGGSITAFYTVLVEGDDMNEPIADAVRGILDGHIILSRTLAARNHYPCIDVLHSASRLFNSVATKPQAAAAARVREMLATYAAAEDLINIGAYQKGTNPRIDEAIAQYDRINSFLRQDRQEPVEFPAVVERLTREFSLEGAR